AGGACAGTACATCGATCTCAGCATGCAGGACGCGCTCCTCGCCTCTGTCGGGACACGCATGGGCGAGACGCTGCAGGCCGGCATCGCGCCGCCGCGGCTGGGTAATGAAAACCCCCTGCGCGTTCCGGCGAACACCTATCGCACCGCCGACGACGTTTACATCGCCGTGATGGTCCACGACCAGGACCAGTGGAAGCCTTTTTGCCAGGCCCTCGGCAAAGAGGCGTGGGTCGACGATCCACGCTTTGCAACGATGGCAGTCCGCGTGCAGAACCGGCAGCAGATGAACAACCTGGTTGCAGCCCGTTTTGCGGAGCATGACTCTGCGTATTGGGCCGCGCGGCTTAGCGAGTATCGCCTGCCCTTCGCCCCCGTGAACGATTACGCGCAGGCACTCGAGGATCCGCAGGTCGCGCATCGCGGTCTCGTGCGCGAGCTCGAGCATCCCGGCTCGGGCAAAATCCGTGTCGTCGGGCCGCCGTGGTGCATGTCGAAGACGCACATCGATATCCAATCGCCGCCGCAGCTCGGGCAGCACACGGCCGAAGTGCTGAACGAATGGCTCGGCATCAGTCGGCAGGACATGAGCGCCGCCGGCATCGCAAACACATAGGAAATCCCATGGCAGACGATCTCGATCAGTTGCGCGAATGGGTGGGTCGGAAGGAAGTGCGGACGGACATCGTGACGCCGTGGCCCATCACAGCGCTCTCCGCCACCGTGGACGACCCTACCGTCGAGGCCGCAGAGGGCAAGCCGGTCCCACCGGGCTGGCACTGGATATTTTTTCTGGAGGCGAAGCCACCCTCGCAAGTGGGCCCTGATGGGCATCCCAGGAAAGGCGGTTTTCTGCCACCCGTGCCGCTGCCGCGCCGCATGTGGGCGGGCGGACGCATCGAGTTCGTGCGTCCGCTCGTCATCGGCCAGAACGTCGCGCGCGAATCGGAGATCCTTTCGGTCGAGCCCAAATCGGGCCGCACCGGCAGTCTGGTTTTCGTCACGGTTCGCCAGACGGTCAAAGCCGGCGGCGAAACCGCGATCGTTGAAGAGCAGGACATCGTGTATCGCGAGGCGGCGAAGAAAGGCGATCCCGTCGCGCCGGGGAAGCAGGCGCTCACGGGTGCACAGTGGAGCCGCAGCGTCATGCCTGACTCCGTCATGCTCTTCCGTTATTCCGCGCTCACGTTCAACGGGCACCGTATTCATTACGACAGGGATTACGCCATTAACGAAGAGCACTATCCGGGCCTCGTCGTGCACGGTCCGCTCCAGGCGACGCTGCTGCTCGACCTGTGCCGCACGAACTGCGAGCGTCCCCTCAGAAAGTTCGAATACCGCGCTCAGAGCCCCCTGTTCGCCGGCTCGCCTTTTACGGTGAACGGCATTTTCGATGCCGCGTCTTCGCAAGCGGACGTGTGGACCGCGAGCGAAGCGGGCAATTATGCGATGCGCGGAACGGCGTCTTTCTGAGAGCCGCCGTGGACGAGCTCATCTCGGGTACTATCTGTTCGAGGTTTCCTGAATGCCGCCCGACGACCTTCTGAACGATCTGGAGCGGCGCCGCGAGCAGGCGCTCGAAATGGGCGGACCCGAGCGCCTCGCGAAGCGCCGCGCGACGGGTGCGCCCAACGCACGCGAGCGCATCGCTTATCTGTTCGACCCCGGCACGTTCATCGAATCGGGTCTGCTCGCGACCTCTGCTTATCCGCAAGACGCCGGCCGCTCGCCCGCGGACGGCAAGATCACCGGTTACGGCGACATCAGAGGTCGCACGGCTGCAGTGGTCGCGAATGACTTCACCGTCATGGGCGCGTCGTCCAGCGCGACCAACATGAAGAAAATCGGACACATGAAGCGCGCGGCGGTGTCGCGCGGCATGCCGCTCGTGTTCCTGGGTGAATCGTCGGGCGCGCGGCTCCCGGACAACATGGGCGCGCGCGGCATGGGGAGTCTCCTCGCGCAGGACCCGCAGCAATACTTGCGCTCCCGCGAGAGTCCCTGGGTATCTGCAGCCCTGGGACTCTGCTACGGATCGTCGACATGGTATTGCGTGCTCGCCGACTTCAACGTCATGCGCAAAGGGGCGATCATTGCCGTATCGAGCTCGCTCCTTGCCTCGCTTGCGATGAATGACAGCATCGAGGCGGAAGAGCTCGGCGGCTGGCGCATACACGCCGACATCACAGGTTTCGCCGACCAGATCGTCGACACGGACGAACAAGCGCTCGACGCGATCAAGACGTTTCTTTCGTACCTCCCGCAGAACAGCAGCGAAACCCCGCCGTTTGCAGCGGTGCCCGCGGGGTCGGCAGAGGCTGCACGCGATGTCCTCAGGATCCTGCCCGAATCGCGCACGCAGGTATACGACATGCGCAAGCTCCTGAAGTCGCTCGTCGACAAAGGGAGCTATTTCGAGCTCAAAGCGCGTTTCGGCAAAGCTGCCGCCACTGCGCTCGCGCGGCTGGACGGAAAAACGGTCGGACTGGTTGCAAACAATCCGCTTTACAAGGGCGGTGCGCTCGACGCCGACGCCTGCGACAAGATCGTGAGCTTCATCGTGCTGTGCGACTCGTACAACATTCCGATCCTCATGTTCGTCGATACGCCCGGATTCGCGATCGGCGTCGAAGCCGAACGCAAGCGCGCGCCCGGCAAGATCATGAACTTCATGAACGCGCTCGCGCTGGTGACCGTGCCGAAGTTGACGGTGCTCGTGCGCAAGACCTATGGCCAGGCTTATATCAACATGGGCGGCGGCCGGAACTCCGATGAATTTCTCGCGTGGCCCACAGCAGAGATCAGCTTCATGGATCCGGCCTACGCGGTGACCGTCGTGAGCGGCCTGAAGCCGGGTGAGCCGGGATTCGAAGAGCAGAAAGCGCTGATGGAGAAAGACAACTCGGTTTACGACATCGCTTCGATTTACGCCGTGCAGGACGTGATCCGGCCGGAGCAGACCCGCGATTACCTGATCCGCATGCTCGACATCCATCAGCTGCGGCATACCCGCGGGATCGGCAAACACCTCATGGCGACGTGGCCGACTTCATGGTGAGGCAGCGATGAGCTGGAAGCCCGAGCTGGACGAGCTTCGCAAGCGCCGCGCCGACGCCGAGGCGCTCGGCGGCGAGGACTCGGTCAAACGTCATCACGAGCAGGGGCGGCTCACGGTGCGCGAGCGCATCGGCGCGCTGCTGGATCCCGGTTCTTTCCAGGAAGTCGGCAAGCTCACCGGCACCGCAACCTACGACGCCGACGGTAAGCTCGGGAAAGTGGTGCCCGCCCCGTACGTCATGGGACTGGGCAAGCTCGACGGCCGGCCGATTGCCGTCGGCGGCGAAGACTTCACCATCCGCGGCGGCACGAGCTGGGGCAGCCAGCGGCGCAAAGGCGGCCAGGGCGGCTTCGTCGAAGACCTCGCATTTCACTATCGCATTCCGCTCGTCAATCTGATCGATGGGGCCGGCGGTAGCGTGACATCGGCGAAAAAGCGCGGCTATTCCGTCTTCCCTGGCATCCACGGCTTCGAACGCGCCGTCGAGCTGCTGGGGATCGTGCCCGTCGTGTGCGCAGTCATGGGTACCGCGGCGGGCGGTCCCGCGGGGCGCGCCATTCTTTCGCACTGGTCGATCATGGTGAAAGGCACGAGCCAGATTTTCGCCGCGGGTCCGCCGGTGGTCGAGCGCTCGCTGGGCGAGAAAGTCGACAAGGAGACACTCGGGGGCGCGCATGTCGCCGTCGATGTCGCGGGTACCGTGGACAACGCGGCAGCCGATGAGCGCGCGTGCTTCGAAGCAATCCGGCGCTTTCTCTCGTACATGCCGCAGAACGTGTGGGAGCTTCCGCCGCAGATCGCATGCTCGGATCCCGCCGACCGGCGCGAGGAAAGTTTGCTCTCGATCGTCCCGCGCGATCGCCGCCAGCCGTACAACATGCGCAGGCTTGTGTCGCTCGTCGTCGACCGCGACTCGACCTTCGAAATCCAGCCGACCTATGGCAAATCGGTGATCACCTGCCTCGCGCGGATGCAGGGACAGGTCGTCGGCGTCATCGCGAACAATCCGATGGTGCTGGGCGGTGCAATGGACGCGAAAGCGGCGAAGAAGCAGACACACTTTATCGACCTCTGCGACATGTTCCATATCCCGCTTCTTTATTTCGTGGATGTGCCCGGATTCATGGTCGGCACGGCGGCTGAAGCTGCCGCAACCCTGCGCGAGGGCATGCGCACGGTCCACGCGGGGCTGCAGGTGAGCGTGCCGGTGATGACCGTGGTCGTGCGCAAGTGCTACGGCATGGCCGGCATGGGCACCACGGACAAGAACGGTCTCGACTTGAAGCTCGCATGGCCGTCAGCCGAATGGGGCTCGCTGCCGATCGAAGGCGGCGTCGCAGCGGCGTACCGGCGCGACATCGAAGCGGCGGACGATCCAAAGCAGCGGCAGGCGCAAATCGAAGAGGAGCTTCGCCGCTACGCCTCGCCTCTTCTCACGGCCGAGGCATTTGCGGTGGAAGACGTGATCGACCCGTGCGACACGCGTGCCTACCTGTGCGCCTTTCTCGAAGCCGCTCGCGGTAAGCTTGCGACGACGTTGGGACCGAAGTACAAGAGCGGTGTGAGGCCGTAGCAAACAACCAGACGAGGAGGAAGTATGCACAGAAGAAGCTTGGTAACGATGGTGGTCGCCGCGCTTGCCCTGAGCGTCACCGGCGCAGCCCGTGCCGCACAATCCGAGGTGAGCGAATTCCGCATCGCGCTGCAATATGGCATCGGTTACCTGCCGCTCGCGATCATGAAACAGAACCAGCTCGTCGAAAAACACCTCAAGTCAGTCGGGCTCGCCGACACCAAGGTCATCTGGTCGCAGCTCGCGTCGGGTCAGCCGATGAACGACGCGCTGCTGTCCGGCAGTCTGCACGTCGCTTCCGGCGGCGTCGCCCCGTTTCTCATTCTGTGGGCACGCACACAGGGCAACCTCAACGTGAAGGCCGTCGCGGCGCTCTCTTCGATGCCGATGTATCTCGTGACGAACAACCCGAACGTAAAATCGATCCGCGACTTAACCGAGAAAGACCGCATCTCGATGGCCGGCGCCGGGACTTCGATACAGACGATTGTGCTGCAGATGGCGGCCGCAAAAGAATTCGGCGACGCGAATTACAACAAGTTCAGCACCCTGTATCGCAACCTGTCGCACCCTGACGGTCTCGCGGCGTTTCTATCCGGGCAGGAGATCACCGCGTATTTCTCATCGCCGCCTTTCCAGTATCAGGCGCTGCAGAAACCGGGTGTGCGGCTCGTACTAAACTCATACGACATCACCGGTCCGGCGACTTTTCTTGTCGCGTGGGCGACCGGCAAATTCCGCCAGGAAAATCCGAGGACGTATCAGGCGTTCTTCAATGCGTACCAGGAAGCGACCGACTGGATCAACGCGAACAAGCGCGCGGCCGCCGAGCTCTACGTGAAAGAGTCCAGGGACAAGAGCGGCGCCGCAGCGATCGAGAAAATGCTGAACGACCCGGAGATCAAGATCACGATGACGCCCGAAGGCACGCTCAGGACCGCCGAGTTCATGAACA
This window of the Betaproteobacteria bacterium genome carries:
- a CDS encoding CoA transferase, producing the protein MGETADRLPLAGVRVIDFTQVVAGPYCTMMLADMGAEVVKIERAGHGDDLRRTVPYKGREGHQDYFNALNRSKKSVALDLKHEKHRAVALRLIERADVVVENFSPGTVDRLGVGWDAASQINPKLVYCSLSGFGQTGPYRSRLALDPIIQAVSGVMSVTGFPDGQPTMVGAPLADVIAGMFSAYAIVNALRLVTDDGGGQYIDLSMQDALLASVGTRMGETLQAGIAPPRLGNENPLRVPANTYRTADDVYIAVMVHDQDQWKPFCQALGKEAWVDDPRFATMAVRVQNRQQMNNLVAARFAEHDSAYWAARLSEYRLPFAPVNDYAQALEDPQVAHRGLVRELEHPGSGKIRVVGPPWCMSKTHIDIQSPPQLGQHTAEVLNEWLGISRQDMSAAGIANT
- a CDS encoding acyl-CoA dehydrogenase, whose translation is MADDLDQLREWVGRKEVRTDIVTPWPITALSATVDDPTVEAAEGKPVPPGWHWIFFLEAKPPSQVGPDGHPRKGGFLPPVPLPRRMWAGGRIEFVRPLVIGQNVARESEILSVEPKSGRTGSLVFVTVRQTVKAGGETAIVEEQDIVYREAAKKGDPVAPGKQALTGAQWSRSVMPDSVMLFRYSALTFNGHRIHYDRDYAINEEHYPGLVVHGPLQATLLLDLCRTNCERPLRKFEYRAQSPLFAGSPFTVNGIFDAASSQADVWTASEAGNYAMRGTASF
- a CDS encoding methylmalonyl-CoA carboxyltransferase is translated as MPPDDLLNDLERRREQALEMGGPERLAKRRATGAPNARERIAYLFDPGTFIESGLLATSAYPQDAGRSPADGKITGYGDIRGRTAAVVANDFTVMGASSSATNMKKIGHMKRAAVSRGMPLVFLGESSGARLPDNMGARGMGSLLAQDPQQYLRSRESPWVSAALGLCYGSSTWYCVLADFNVMRKGAIIAVSSSLLASLAMNDSIEAEELGGWRIHADITGFADQIVDTDEQALDAIKTFLSYLPQNSSETPPFAAVPAGSAEAARDVLRILPESRTQVYDMRKLLKSLVDKGSYFELKARFGKAAATALARLDGKTVGLVANNPLYKGGALDADACDKIVSFIVLCDSYNIPILMFVDTPGFAIGVEAERKRAPGKIMNFMNALALVTVPKLTVLVRKTYGQAYINMGGGRNSDEFLAWPTAEISFMDPAYAVTVVSGLKPGEPGFEEQKALMEKDNSVYDIASIYAVQDVIRPEQTRDYLIRMLDIHQLRHTRGIGKHLMATWPTSW
- a CDS encoding propionyl-CoA carboxylase, whose translation is MSWKPELDELRKRRADAEALGGEDSVKRHHEQGRLTVRERIGALLDPGSFQEVGKLTGTATYDADGKLGKVVPAPYVMGLGKLDGRPIAVGGEDFTIRGGTSWGSQRRKGGQGGFVEDLAFHYRIPLVNLIDGAGGSVTSAKKRGYSVFPGIHGFERAVELLGIVPVVCAVMGTAAGGPAGRAILSHWSIMVKGTSQIFAAGPPVVERSLGEKVDKETLGGAHVAVDVAGTVDNAAADERACFEAIRRFLSYMPQNVWELPPQIACSDPADRREESLLSIVPRDRRQPYNMRRLVSLVVDRDSTFEIQPTYGKSVITCLARMQGQVVGVIANNPMVLGGAMDAKAAKKQTHFIDLCDMFHIPLLYFVDVPGFMVGTAAEAAATLREGMRTVHAGLQVSVPVMTVVVRKCYGMAGMGTTDKNGLDLKLAWPSAEWGSLPIEGGVAAAYRRDIEAADDPKQRQAQIEEELRRYASPLLTAEAFAVEDVIDPCDTRAYLCAFLEAARGKLATTLGPKYKSGVRP
- a CDS encoding ABC transporter substrate-binding protein, yielding MHRRSLVTMVVAALALSVTGAARAAQSEVSEFRIALQYGIGYLPLAIMKQNQLVEKHLKSVGLADTKVIWSQLASGQPMNDALLSGSLHVASGGVAPFLILWARTQGNLNVKAVAALSSMPMYLVTNNPNVKSIRDLTEKDRISMAGAGTSIQTIVLQMAAAKEFGDANYNKFSTLYRNLSHPDGLAAFLSGQEITAYFSSPPFQYQALQKPGVRLVLNSYDITGPATFLVAWATGKFRQENPRTYQAFFNAYQEATDWINANKRAAAELYVKESRDKSGAAAIEKMLNDPEIKITMTPEGTLRTAEFMNKVGTIKPKAASWKDLFFPEVHQLPGS